A window of the Radiobacillus deserti genome harbors these coding sequences:
- the menG gene encoding demethylmenaquinone methyltransferase — protein sequence MPQSKEERVHGVFEKIYDRYDFMNSVISFQRHKAWRKDVMKRMNVQPGNSALDVCCGTGDWSFSLAEAVGSVGKIVGLDFSQNMLSIAKEKKRNRPLDQLEFIHGNAMELPFEDDTFDYATIGFGLRNVPDYKQVLSEMKRVVKPGGMVVCLETSQPTTPGFRQLYYFYFKYIMPLFGRLLAKSYNEYAWLHESAKDFPGKEQLKALFEEVGLTQVNIKSYTGGVAAMHAGIKPPTE from the coding sequence ATGCCACAATCAAAAGAAGAACGTGTCCATGGTGTGTTTGAGAAAATATACGATAGATATGATTTTATGAATTCCGTCATTTCTTTTCAACGACATAAAGCATGGAGAAAAGATGTGATGAAGCGTATGAACGTCCAACCTGGAAATTCCGCTCTAGATGTCTGCTGCGGTACAGGGGATTGGTCTTTTTCGCTAGCCGAAGCTGTTGGTTCTGTTGGAAAAATCGTTGGATTAGACTTCAGTCAGAACATGCTTTCGATTGCAAAGGAAAAGAAACGAAACCGACCTCTTGATCAACTTGAATTTATTCATGGTAATGCGATGGAACTCCCCTTCGAGGATGATACATTTGATTATGCTACGATAGGGTTCGGGTTGCGTAATGTTCCAGATTATAAACAAGTATTATCTGAAATGAAACGTGTTGTGAAGCCAGGGGGAATGGTTGTTTGCTTGGAAACGTCCCAGCCTACAACACCTGGATTTCGTCAGCTTTATTATTTTTACTTTAAATACATTATGCCATTATTTGGTCGCTTATTAGCTAAAAGCTATAATGAATATGCTTGGTTACATGAATCGGCCAAAGATTTTCCAGGAAAAGAACAATTGAAAGCTTTATTTGAGGAAGTTGGATTAACTCAAGTAAACATAAAGAGTTACACTGGTGGTGTAGCGGCAATGCACGCAGGTATTAAACCTCCCACTGAGTAA
- a CDS encoding DUF2768 domain-containing protein: MSTSMLKMYISFAGMIFLFISIGLILLSRHKLHGVWAAIVSVFAYLFLIVGSIIIFYIVFSGPTS; encoded by the coding sequence ATGTCTACATCAATGTTGAAAATGTATATATCCTTTGCGGGAATGATTTTTTTATTTATATCAATTGGTCTTATCTTATTAAGTAGACATAAGCTCCATGGTGTTTGGGCTGCTATCGTCTCCGTTTTCGCCTACTTATTTCTAATTGTGGGTAGTATCATTATCTTTTACATAGTGTTTAGTGGACCTACTAGCTAA
- the spoIVA gene encoding stage IV sporulation protein A, with the protein MERVDIFKDISKRTNGDIYLGVVGAVRTGKSTFIKKFMEQVVLPNIADEGDRARAQDELPQSAAGKTIMTTEPKFVPNQAVSVQVDEGLDVNIRLVDCVGYTVNSAQGFEDENGPRMINTPWYEEPIPFHDAAEIGTRKVIQEHSTLGVVVTTDGTIGEIPREDYVESEERVVEELREVGKPFVMVINSVQPYHQDTEELRQELSERYDIPVLAMSVESMSEHDVYNVLREALYEFPVLEVNVNLPSWVMVLNEDHWLRESYQLAIQETVKDIKRLRDVDRVVGHFDAYDYIEHAQLAGMEMGEGVAEIDLEAPDYLYDQVLKEIVGEEIRGKDHLLELMQDFANAKREYDQVSDALQMVKQTGYGIAAPSLADMALDEPEIIRQGSRFGVRLKAVAPSIHMVKVDVESEFAPIIGTEKQSEELVRYLMQDFEEDPLSIWESDIFGRSLSSIVREGIQAKLSLMPENARYKLKETLERIINEGSGGLIAIIL; encoded by the coding sequence TTGGAAAGAGTGGATATTTTTAAAGATATCTCGAAGCGGACAAATGGAGATATCTATTTAGGAGTTGTAGGAGCAGTAAGGACTGGTAAGTCTACATTTATTAAAAAATTCATGGAACAAGTTGTTTTACCAAATATCGCAGACGAGGGAGACCGAGCAAGAGCGCAAGACGAACTTCCTCAAAGTGCTGCCGGTAAGACAATCATGACAACAGAACCGAAATTTGTACCAAATCAAGCAGTTTCTGTGCAAGTGGACGAAGGACTGGATGTAAACATCCGTCTCGTAGACTGTGTAGGCTACACCGTGAATAGTGCTCAAGGTTTTGAGGATGAAAACGGCCCTAGAATGATTAATACACCTTGGTATGAAGAACCGATTCCTTTTCATGATGCAGCAGAAATCGGTACAAGAAAAGTTATCCAAGAACATTCCACTTTAGGTGTAGTGGTTACAACAGACGGCACCATTGGAGAGATTCCTCGTGAAGATTATGTAGAATCTGAGGAAAGAGTAGTGGAAGAATTAAGAGAAGTTGGAAAGCCATTTGTCATGGTGATAAATTCTGTACAGCCTTATCATCAGGATACAGAAGAGCTTCGACAAGAGCTTAGTGAGCGCTATGACATACCGGTGCTTGCCATGAGTGTAGAAAGCATGAGCGAGCACGATGTGTACAATGTGTTAAGAGAAGCACTTTATGAGTTTCCAGTACTAGAAGTTAACGTTAATCTTCCTAGCTGGGTTATGGTGTTAAACGAGGATCACTGGCTACGTGAGAGCTACCAGCTAGCAATCCAAGAAACAGTGAAGGATATAAAACGATTGCGCGATGTCGATCGGGTTGTTGGTCACTTTGATGCATATGACTATATTGAACATGCGCAGCTGGCAGGCATGGAAATGGGGGAAGGGGTAGCGGAAATCGACTTGGAAGCACCTGATTATTTGTACGATCAAGTGTTAAAAGAAATCGTCGGAGAAGAAATCCGTGGTAAAGATCACTTGCTTGAGCTTATGCAAGATTTTGCAAATGCTAAGCGGGAATACGATCAAGTGTCCGATGCCTTACAAATGGTGAAACAGACTGGCTACGGGATTGCGGCCCCATCTTTAGCGGATATGGCCTTAGATGAACCAGAAATTATCCGTCAGGGTTCTAGATTTGGCGTACGACTTAAGGCTGTAGCTCCATCTATTCATATGGTAAAAGTGGATGTAGAATCTGAATTTGCGCCAATTATTGGAACAGAAAAGCAAAGTGAAGAGCTTGTCCGCTACTTAATGCAAGACTTTGAAGAGGATCCATTATCTATTTGGGAATCTGATATTTTTGGAAGATCACTAAGTTCCATCGTTAGAGAAGGTATTCAAGCGAAACTCTCTTTGATGCCTGAGAACGCAAGATACAAGTTGAAAGAGACATTGGAACGTATCATAAACGAAGGTTCTGGTGGATTAATAGCAATTATCCTTTAA
- the aroC gene encoding chorismate synthase, with amino-acid sequence MRYLTAGESHGKQLTTIVEGIPSLMPLTKEDINESLLRRQKGHGRGKRMQIEKDLVDMAGGVRHGYTLGSPIAMVIHNDDFKHWEDIMGEDPFPEGEQIRRVVTRPRPGHADLNGAIKYGHRDIRNILERSSARETAARVAAGAVAKTLLKHLGIQVVGYVNEIAGIKAESNPDLSMEERIRISEDSPVRCLDEQAGKQMMDAIDKAKKDGDSIGGVAEVYIEGMPAGVGSYVHYDRKLDGRIAGAVASINAFKGVEFGIGFEAARLNGSQVHDEIGWNEEEGYFRQTNRLGGFEGGMTTGMPIVVKGVMKPIPTLYKPLQSVDIDSKEAFNASIERSDSCAVPAAAVVMEHVVAFEVAKAILEQFPNDQFPKLKKAVEEYREEVRRF; translated from the coding sequence ATGCGCTACTTAACTGCTGGGGAGTCTCATGGAAAGCAGCTTACAACGATTGTAGAAGGAATTCCTTCACTCATGCCACTCACAAAAGAAGATATAAACGAATCATTGTTAAGACGACAAAAGGGACATGGTAGAGGAAAACGAATGCAAATAGAAAAGGATTTAGTGGACATGGCTGGTGGGGTAAGACATGGTTATACACTAGGTTCACCAATTGCTATGGTTATACATAATGATGATTTCAAGCATTGGGAAGACATTATGGGAGAGGATCCATTTCCGGAAGGAGAACAGATTCGAAGAGTCGTCACAAGACCTAGACCTGGGCATGCCGATTTAAACGGAGCCATTAAATACGGACATCGAGATATACGTAATATTTTAGAACGATCCTCCGCTCGAGAAACAGCAGCAAGGGTTGCAGCAGGAGCTGTTGCCAAAACTTTACTGAAACACTTAGGCATACAAGTAGTTGGCTATGTTAATGAAATTGCTGGTATTAAAGCAGAATCAAATCCAGATCTTTCTATGGAAGAACGTATCCGCATATCTGAAGATTCACCAGTGCGCTGTCTGGATGAACAAGCTGGCAAACAAATGATGGATGCTATTGATAAAGCCAAGAAAGATGGGGATTCGATTGGCGGTGTGGCAGAAGTCTATATTGAAGGAATGCCAGCTGGTGTTGGTTCGTATGTGCATTATGACCGTAAACTAGATGGTCGTATTGCTGGTGCTGTTGCGAGTATTAATGCATTCAAAGGAGTAGAGTTTGGAATTGGTTTTGAAGCGGCTCGTTTGAATGGGAGTCAAGTACATGATGAAATTGGCTGGAATGAGGAAGAAGGTTATTTCCGTCAAACAAATCGATTAGGTGGTTTCGAAGGCGGGATGACCACTGGGATGCCAATTGTAGTAAAAGGTGTTATGAAGCCAATTCCGACTTTATATAAACCATTGCAAAGTGTAGATATCGATTCTAAAGAAGCTTTCAATGCAAGTATCGAGCGTTCCGATTCATGTGCTGTACCTGCAGCGGCAGTAGTGATGGAGCATGTTGTTGCATTTGAAGTTGCGAAGGCGATTCTAGAACAGTTTCCGAATGATCAATTTCCAAAATTGAAAAAAGCAGTAGAGGAATACAGAGAAGAGGTTCGTCGTTTCTAA
- a CDS encoding NAD(P)H-dependent glycerol-3-phosphate dehydrogenase, with amino-acid sequence MSKIAVIGAGSWGTALSLVLADNAHDVCLWSHSEEQVDELLQKRVNERYLPGVHIPENVSFHHDLKEALQETSAILLVVPTKAIRQVCRQISDVLDHKVTLIHGTKGIEPNTLKRVSEMIEEEMDDALYEEVVVLSGPSHAEEVGQRQPTTVTVSSKSMKEAEKAQDLFINENLRVYTSPDMIGVELGGSLKNIIALGAGISDGLGYGDNAKAALITRGLAEIARLGTSMGANPLTFIGLSGVGDLIVTCTSVHSRNWKAGNLLGKGNKLKDVLDQMGMIVEGVNTTKAAHQFAEQQHTDMPITNGIYQILFEDAAPRDIVDQLMTRGRRHEMEDLSNMLSNLYGN; translated from the coding sequence ATGTCAAAGATAGCCGTTATTGGTGCTGGTAGCTGGGGCACTGCACTTTCCCTTGTACTAGCAGATAATGCTCATGACGTATGTTTATGGAGCCATAGTGAAGAACAAGTCGATGAGTTATTACAAAAGAGAGTAAACGAACGTTATTTACCTGGTGTTCACATCCCAGAGAATGTTTCCTTTCATCATGACTTGAAGGAAGCTTTACAAGAGACTAGTGCTATCTTGTTAGTGGTACCAACAAAAGCAATTCGTCAAGTATGTCGTCAAATTTCGGATGTTTTAGACCATAAAGTGACACTAATTCATGGGACAAAAGGAATTGAACCGAACACATTAAAAAGAGTATCTGAAATGATTGAAGAAGAAATGGATGATGCATTATATGAAGAGGTCGTTGTGCTTTCTGGTCCTAGTCATGCTGAGGAAGTAGGACAAAGACAACCTACTACGGTTACCGTATCCTCCAAAAGCATGAAGGAAGCAGAAAAAGCACAAGATTTATTTATAAATGAGAATTTAAGAGTGTACACAAGTCCAGATATGATAGGTGTTGAGCTAGGCGGTTCATTAAAAAATATAATTGCTCTTGGTGCAGGGATTTCAGATGGTTTGGGCTACGGGGATAATGCAAAAGCAGCGTTAATTACTCGTGGACTTGCTGAAATCGCACGATTAGGTACCTCTATGGGTGCTAATCCACTTACGTTTATTGGTCTTTCAGGTGTTGGGGATTTAATTGTTACTTGTACTAGTGTTCATAGCAGGAACTGGAAAGCCGGAAACCTGTTAGGGAAAGGCAATAAATTAAAGGATGTACTTGATCAAATGGGCATGATTGTAGAGGGGGTAAACACTACAAAAGCGGCCCATCAATTTGCAGAGCAACAACATACAGACATGCCAATCACAAACGGAATTTATCAAATATTATTTGAAGATGCAGCCCCTCGAGATATTGTCGATCAACTGATGACAAGAGGCAGACGTCACGAAATGGAAGATTTGTCTAACATGTTATCTAACTTATACGGGAATTAA
- the aroH gene encoding chorismate mutase: MIRGIRGATTVLQNEADQIIEHTRALVEEMAMKNQINPDDIASVLISVTSDITASFPAKALRLLDGWTYVPVMCMQEIDVPGSLEKCIRVMITVNTTIEQKEIQHIYHHGAKVLRPDLLR; the protein is encoded by the coding sequence ATGATTAGAGGGATACGTGGAGCTACTACTGTACTCCAAAATGAAGCAGATCAAATAATCGAACATACAAGAGCTTTAGTTGAAGAAATGGCAATGAAAAATCAAATCAATCCCGATGATATTGCGTCTGTATTGATTAGTGTTACATCTGATATCACGGCATCCTTCCCCGCAAAAGCACTCCGATTGCTAGATGGGTGGACATACGTACCAGTCATGTGTATGCAAGAAATCGATGTGCCAGGTAGTTTAGAGAAGTGCATCCGCGTCATGATTACGGTCAACACTACAATAGAGCAAAAGGAAATTCAGCATATATATCATCATGGTGCAAAGGTTTTGCGTCCTGATTTGTTACGTTAG
- a CDS encoding CheR family methyltransferase, translating to MTDYLEFTSQIKRKTGIDLSLYKEVQMKRRLTALRDKKECKDFMSYFNLLNSNQDAMMEFLDRVTINVTEFYRNFSRWETLQKKVIPQLLKNKKTLKVWSAACSTGEEPYTIAMILNQFMDLKDIKVLATDLDENVMKRAQIGVYPERSLQEMPEPIKNKYFTKDGNSYKIDDSIKRCVTFKKHNLLSDSYDRDFDLIVCRNVMIYFTEDAKDEIYKKFSQSLRPGGVLFVGSTEQIFNPSQYQFQILDSFFYQKG from the coding sequence ATGACGGACTACTTAGAATTTACTTCACAAATTAAACGCAAAACTGGTATTGATTTAAGCCTATACAAGGAAGTACAGATGAAACGTAGACTGACTGCATTACGGGATAAAAAAGAATGTAAGGATTTTATGAGCTACTTTAATCTATTAAATAGTAATCAAGATGCTATGATGGAGTTTTTAGATCGTGTGACAATTAATGTGACGGAATTCTATCGGAATTTTAGTAGATGGGAAACGTTACAAAAAAAGGTTATTCCTCAATTATTAAAAAATAAGAAAACACTGAAAGTGTGGAGTGCTGCATGTTCAACTGGTGAAGAGCCCTACACGATTGCCATGATTCTAAATCAATTTATGGATTTAAAGGATATTAAAGTATTAGCGACTGATTTAGATGAAAATGTGATGAAACGGGCACAAATCGGTGTGTATCCAGAACGTTCCTTACAAGAAATGCCTGAACCAATAAAAAATAAGTATTTCACTAAAGATGGGAATTCTTATAAAATCGACGATTCTATTAAACGCTGTGTCACCTTTAAAAAGCATAATCTTTTATCAGATTCATATGATAGAGATTTTGATTTAATCGTCTGTCGTAATGTAATGATTTACTTTACTGAGGATGCGAAAGACGAGATATATAAGAAATTTAGTCAGTCCTTAAGGCCTGGTGGTGTATTATTTGTAGGTAGTACGGAACAAATCTTTAATCCTAGCCAATATCAATTTCAAATATTAGATTCTTTTTTCTATCAAAAAGGATGA
- a CDS encoding heptaprenyl diphosphate synthase component 1, with protein sequence MDSISLELQLRRVRLALETQISHPYLEKYIPKPVIDNDKLMILTSLMNTTDLPESKKDHYIITTMLVQIALDTHDLVANQSAEQESLQYKKKRQLTVLAGDYYSGLYYYLLSKLDDVAMIHVLASAIKEINELKMVAYYNKPDTIQDWMRTVKQIESLLIQRVAEQIQGTEINTLSEEWLLMTRLTKEKQHVLSSGQSLLLDVMTRHELAQNPKKQAVQLMEGAIQKSMQKMETAVNQLPLKFHQLTTYVHDLLNEYSRKNTKVVEEG encoded by the coding sequence ATGGATTCCATTTCACTAGAATTACAACTCAGACGAGTAAGATTAGCACTAGAGACACAAATTAGTCACCCTTACTTGGAAAAATATATTCCAAAGCCTGTCATAGATAACGATAAATTAATGATTTTAACCTCCTTAATGAACACTACGGATTTACCGGAATCTAAAAAGGATCATTACATCATCACGACGATGCTTGTACAAATCGCATTAGACACGCATGATTTAGTTGCAAATCAATCAGCGGAGCAAGAATCCCTTCAGTACAAAAAGAAGCGTCAGTTAACGGTATTAGCTGGAGATTACTATAGTGGTCTCTATTATTACTTACTAAGTAAACTAGATGATGTAGCTATGATTCACGTACTTGCCTCTGCAATCAAAGAAATCAATGAATTAAAAATGGTGGCCTATTATAATAAACCGGACACGATTCAAGATTGGATGCGTACGGTGAAACAAATTGAATCCTTATTGATTCAGCGAGTCGCCGAACAAATACAAGGGACAGAAATCAACACGTTATCTGAGGAATGGCTTCTGATGACAAGGCTTACGAAAGAAAAACAACATGTTCTTAGCTCTGGTCAATCCTTGTTGTTGGATGTTATGACTCGTCATGAGCTGGCGCAAAATCCAAAAAAACAAGCTGTACAACTTATGGAAGGGGCTATTCAAAAAAGTATGCAAAAGATGGAGACTGCTGTGAATCAACTTCCGCTTAAGTTTCATCAGTTAACAACATATGTTCATGACTTACTGAATGAGTACAGCCGGAAAAACACAAAAGTAGTGGAAGAAGGGTAA
- the ndk gene encoding nucleoside-diphosphate kinase: MEKTFLMVKPDGVQRDLVGDIVSRFEKKGFKLAGAKLMKITEALAEEHYAEHKGKPFFQELVGFITSGPVFAMVWEGENVIATARQMMGKTNPQDALPGTIRGDFGLTVGKNVIHGSDSPESAEREIGLFFSNSELVEYSKHSKQWIY, from the coding sequence ATGGAAAAGACATTTTTAATGGTAAAACCTGATGGAGTACAAAGAGACCTAGTAGGGGACATAGTTTCTCGTTTTGAAAAGAAAGGCTTTAAACTAGCTGGTGCCAAGCTAATGAAAATTACGGAAGCGTTAGCAGAAGAGCATTACGCTGAGCACAAAGGGAAACCGTTTTTCCAAGAATTGGTAGGTTTTATTACTTCCGGACCAGTATTTGCTATGGTATGGGAAGGGGAAAATGTTATTGCAACAGCTCGTCAAATGATGGGTAAAACAAATCCTCAAGATGCTCTACCTGGAACGATTCGAGGGGACTTTGGATTAACGGTTGGAAAGAATGTCATTCACGGATCTGATTCACCAGAAAGTGCAGAAAGAGAAATTGGACTATTTTTCTCTAATTCGGAACTGGTCGAATACTCGAAACATAGTAAACAATGGATATATTAA
- the hepT gene encoding heptaprenyl diphosphate synthase component II — MKLAAAYSYLKTELNQIEKTLNETIHAKDPILREASQQLLKAGGKRIRPVFVLLAGSFGNYDFERLKTVAVSLELIHMASLVHDDVIDEAELRRGKPTVKATWDNRIAMYTGDYIFARSLEYLTGIDNPRAHRILSETVVELCIGELKQMEEKYNIDQSIRNYLRRIKRKTALLISSSSQLGAVASGATKEYETALTKYGYYVGMSYQIIDDILDFTSSSSALGKPAGGDLLQGNITLPVFFAMEDVAFKNNLRKVLAAEENLDPKDIQPFIDYIKQSDAIDRAYQVSEMYLNKAYQALQVLPDTKAKQTLTTIAKYIGKRKN; from the coding sequence ATGAAATTAGCAGCTGCCTATTCCTATCTGAAAACGGAACTAAACCAAATTGAAAAAACATTAAACGAAACCATTCATGCTAAGGACCCCATCCTACGAGAAGCCTCACAGCAACTATTAAAAGCAGGAGGAAAGAGAATTCGTCCTGTTTTTGTTTTGCTTGCAGGCTCTTTCGGCAACTACGATTTCGAGCGGTTAAAGACGGTTGCTGTATCTTTAGAGCTTATTCATATGGCGTCTTTAGTTCATGATGACGTGATCGATGAGGCGGAATTACGACGAGGAAAGCCGACCGTGAAAGCAACATGGGATAATCGAATTGCGATGTATACCGGAGATTATATTTTCGCAAGATCGTTGGAATATTTGACTGGTATCGATAATCCGAGAGCACATAGAATTCTTTCAGAAACGGTAGTAGAGCTTTGTATTGGAGAACTCAAGCAAATGGAAGAAAAATATAACATCGATCAATCCATACGTAACTACCTGAGAAGGATTAAGCGAAAAACGGCCCTTCTTATTTCCTCTAGTAGTCAGCTCGGGGCAGTAGCATCTGGAGCAACAAAAGAATATGAGACCGCGTTAACCAAGTATGGCTATTATGTGGGAATGTCCTATCAAATAATTGATGACATCTTGGATTTCACCTCCTCATCCTCTGCATTAGGAAAGCCGGCGGGTGGGGACCTATTACAAGGAAATATAACGCTACCCGTATTTTTTGCGATGGAGGATGTGGCGTTTAAGAATAATCTTCGAAAAGTGTTGGCTGCTGAAGAAAATCTTGATCCGAAAGATATCCAACCATTCATTGACTATATAAAACAAAGTGATGCGATTGACCGTGCTTACCAAGTCAGTGAAATGTACTTGAATAAAGCCTATCAAGCATTACAAGTGTTACCGGACACAAAAGCTAAACAAACATTAACAACGATTGCAAAATATATTGGAAAACGAAAAAATTGA
- a CDS encoding stage VI sporulation protein F, producing the protein MNDNQKNMFDHIQKNSNINTDQILKAAQSFNQSDLSDEKSVRNLVKQLATMAGKPVSKEKEDKLVEAITSNKIPKDLGSLSQIFKK; encoded by the coding sequence ATGAACGACAACCAGAAAAATATGTTTGACCACATCCAGAAAAACTCGAACATAAATACAGATCAAATTTTAAAAGCAGCACAATCGTTTAATCAATCGGATTTATCCGATGAAAAATCTGTACGGAACCTTGTAAAACAACTAGCCACTATGGCTGGGAAACCAGTGTCAAAAGAAAAGGAAGATAAGCTCGTTGAAGCCATTACATCTAATAAGATTCCAAAAGATCTAGGTTCATTAAGTCAAATTTTTAAAAAATAA
- a CDS encoding HU family DNA-binding protein — MNKTDLINAVAEKSELSKKDATKAVDAVFESIMDSLKAGDKVQLIGFGNFEVRERAARKGRNPQTGDEIEIPASKVPAFKPGKALKDTVK; from the coding sequence ATGAATAAAACTGATCTAATCAATGCAGTTGCAGAAAAAAGCGAACTTTCTAAAAAGGATGCAACAAAAGCTGTTGATGCAGTTTTTGAATCTATCATGGATTCACTTAAAGCTGGAGACAAAGTACAATTAATCGGTTTTGGTAACTTTGAAGTACGTGAGCGTGCGGCTCGTAAAGGTCGAAACCCACAAACAGGTGATGAAATCGAAATCCCTGCAAGCAAAGTACCAGCATTCAAACCAGGTAAAGCCCTAAAAGATACTGTAAAATAA
- the aroB gene encoding 3-dehydroquinate synthase, which translates to MTAGTGIRKQVIKYLPKSYESIYIVSDQTVADLYLEDIKKQFASNQVDSYVVPSGEASKSIDQYYELITDALEKGLNRHSLVIALGGGVVGDLVGFFASTFMRGIDFVQMPTTILAHDSSVGGKVGINHALGKNLIGSFYPPVAVIYDVETLKSLPLREVRSGYAEVVKHGFLEGESFFRDVIRADLTKPLDERTLTKHLLQGIQVKAAVVERDERESYHRMFLNFGHTLGHALESELGYGTWTHGEAVAIGMLFALKVSQRTFRVDLPYEAYYEWIKTNGYPTVLPPLKAESLINKMKKDKKTKNKQIQMVLLKAVGHPVIQQMEEEFLYNQLKDFLGELVD; encoded by the coding sequence GTGACAGCCGGAACTGGAATTAGAAAGCAAGTTATTAAGTACTTACCGAAATCCTATGAAAGTATTTATATTGTTTCTGATCAAACGGTTGCTGATTTGTACCTAGAAGATATCAAAAAGCAGTTTGCTTCTAATCAAGTTGATTCTTATGTTGTCCCAAGTGGGGAAGCATCTAAAAGCATAGATCAATATTATGAACTTATAACGGATGCTTTAGAAAAGGGACTTAATCGACACAGCTTAGTTATTGCTCTCGGTGGAGGAGTGGTCGGTGATCTAGTTGGTTTTTTTGCTTCTACCTTTATGAGAGGCATTGATTTCGTTCAAATGCCAACTACCATATTAGCACACGATAGTAGTGTCGGTGGGAAGGTAGGTATCAACCATGCTTTAGGCAAAAACTTGATCGGTAGCTTTTATCCACCGGTAGCGGTTATTTATGATGTAGAGACACTTAAATCGTTGCCACTGAGAGAAGTACGGTCTGGATATGCTGAGGTCGTGAAACACGGTTTTTTAGAAGGGGAATCTTTCTTTCGTGATGTCATACGTGCAGATTTAACAAAACCATTAGATGAGAGAACTTTAACGAAGCATCTTTTACAAGGAATACAAGTAAAGGCTGCTGTGGTGGAACGAGATGAAAGGGAATCTTATCACCGTATGTTTTTAAATTTCGGTCATACACTCGGACATGCTCTCGAATCCGAGCTAGGATATGGGACATGGACGCATGGTGAGGCGGTAGCTATTGGCATGTTATTTGCCTTAAAAGTAAGTCAGCGGACCTTCCGTGTGGACCTTCCGTATGAAGCGTATTATGAATGGATAAAGACTAATGGCTACCCTACAGTATTGCCCCCTCTAAAAGCTGAATCATTGATCAACAAGATGAAAAAAGATAAAAAAACAAAAAATAAACAGATACAGATGGTGCTGCTAAAAGCCGTTGGGCACCCAGTCATTCAGCAAATGGAGGAAGAGTTCTTATACAATCAGTTGAAAGACTTTCTCGGAGAGTTGGTGGATTAA